Proteins from a genomic interval of Luteitalea sp.:
- a CDS encoding dihydrodipicolinate synthase family protein, which produces MCYACRGQGKWRGQRRGNRVNRFEGIFPIVNTTFDEAGGLDLDSQLCLVRFLLDCGAQGLALFGTAGEGYTLSSEERLTLLRAIVREVDGRIPIIVSTGHTGTDVAVALSVQAQKEGAAGVMVVPPYYLKPDAEGIFEYYRAIDAALEIPIMVQDAPLMTGVAMAPGLLARLAGTLPRACYAKIEAPPTGPKMTEVRRLAGDQLTIFGGLNGQFLIEELNRGARGIMPGSDLTDMFVRVHQAWKAGDEATARDEITRYLPIIRYELQPGLGVSAMKHNLAAGGVIASARVRHPTRTLDEIGLRELAALRERVPMRALTWAT; this is translated from the coding sequence ATGTGCTACGCTTGCCGCGGTCAGGGAAAGTGGCGAGGGCAAAGGAGGGGGAACCGGGTGAATCGCTTCGAAGGCATCTTCCCCATCGTCAACACGACGTTCGACGAAGCTGGCGGGCTCGACCTCGACAGCCAGCTCTGCCTGGTTCGCTTCCTGCTCGATTGCGGCGCCCAGGGTCTCGCCCTCTTTGGCACGGCGGGCGAAGGGTACACGCTCAGCAGCGAGGAGCGCCTGACCCTCCTGCGCGCGATCGTGCGTGAGGTCGATGGCCGCATCCCGATCATCGTCTCGACAGGACACACCGGCACCGACGTCGCCGTGGCGCTCAGCGTGCAGGCCCAAAAGGAAGGGGCGGCGGGCGTGATGGTCGTCCCTCCCTACTACCTGAAGCCGGATGCCGAAGGCATCTTCGAGTACTACCGAGCGATCGACGCGGCGCTCGAGATTCCCATCATGGTGCAGGACGCGCCGCTCATGACCGGCGTCGCCATGGCTCCGGGGCTCCTCGCACGGCTCGCTGGAACGCTGCCACGCGCCTGCTACGCCAAGATCGAGGCGCCGCCGACGGGCCCGAAGATGACCGAAGTCCGCCGCCTGGCCGGCGACCAATTGACGATCTTTGGCGGCCTCAACGGCCAATTCCTGATCGAGGAATTGAACAGGGGCGCGCGCGGCATCATGCCCGGCTCTGATCTCACGGACATGTTCGTGCGCGTCCATCAGGCGTGGAAGGCCGGAGACGAGGCTACCGCGCGTGACGAGATCACGCGGTACCTACCGATCATCCGCTACGAGCTCCAGCCTGGGCTCGGCGTCTCTGCAATGAAGCACAACCTCGCGGCAGGCGGTGTGATTGCCAGCGCCCGCGTCCGCCACCCCACGCGTACATTGGACGAGATCGGCCTGCGCGAGCTGGCGGCGCTGCGAGAACGCGTCCCCATGCGGGCGCTGACCTGGGCGACTTGA
- a CDS encoding glycosyltransferase: MIIHQWVPAAHRGDAIGDSARRVRDLLRARGHESEIFALTMDDDLRGDVRPFGHPAARSGEVTIFHFALPSRMTDAFGALEHTRVLQYHNITPASFFAPYDSSLYRLAELGRAELCTLVGKVDLALGDSEYNRQELEALGFAPTGVMPIAVNTTRITEAPRRPALERVLDDGLVNFLFVGRVAPNKRLEDILRLAEHYKRYVDADYRFIFVGKCDAAPAYYATLRALIARFQMLPDRFIFTGPVPDDDLATFYRCASVYLSLSDHEGFCVPLVEAMAADVPVLAYAAGAVQETLGGAGVVFSPKHLEYAAELLGILAYDDEVRQRVIAGQRARLTAFSDAAIERHLDGLLARVGRQR, from the coding sequence ATGATCATTCACCAGTGGGTACCTGCCGCGCACCGAGGCGACGCCATTGGGGACAGTGCGCGGCGTGTGCGCGATCTCCTGCGTGCACGCGGGCACGAATCGGAGATCTTCGCGCTGACCATGGATGACGACCTCCGTGGCGACGTGCGGCCGTTCGGCCATCCGGCGGCGCGGTCGGGAGAGGTCACGATCTTCCACTTTGCGCTGCCGTCTCGGATGACAGATGCGTTTGGTGCCCTGGAGCACACGCGCGTGCTCCAATATCACAACATCACGCCTGCCTCCTTCTTTGCCCCCTACGACAGCAGCCTGTACCGACTTGCCGAGCTGGGCCGAGCGGAGCTTTGCACGCTGGTGGGCAAGGTGGATCTGGCGCTGGGAGACTCCGAGTACAACCGGCAGGAGCTGGAGGCGTTGGGCTTCGCCCCGACGGGCGTGATGCCGATTGCCGTCAACACGACCCGCATCACCGAGGCGCCACGCCGGCCGGCCCTCGAGCGCGTGCTCGACGATGGGCTGGTAAACTTCCTGTTCGTGGGACGCGTGGCGCCGAACAAGCGCCTCGAAGACATCCTGCGGTTGGCAGAGCACTACAAGCGGTACGTGGATGCTGACTATCGCTTCATTTTTGTCGGCAAGTGCGACGCGGCACCCGCATACTACGCGACGCTACGTGCGCTGATCGCGCGGTTCCAGATGTTGCCGGACCGGTTCATCTTCACCGGACCGGTCCCAGACGACGATCTCGCGACCTTCTATCGGTGCGCGTCCGTCTATCTGTCCCTGAGCGATCACGAAGGATTTTGTGTGCCGCTCGTCGAAGCGATGGCGGCTGATGTTCCGGTGCTCGCATACGCCGCAGGAGCGGTACAAGAAACCTTGGGAGGAGCGGGTGTTGTCTTCTCACCCAAACATCTGGAGTATGCGGCCGAGTTGCTGGGAATTCTCGCTTACGATGACGAGGTGCGGCAGCGCGTCATCGCCGGACAGCGGGCGCGGCTCACGGCCTTTTCGGATGCAGCCATCGAGCGCCACCTCGACGGCCTGCTCGCTCGTGTCGGTCGGCAGCGGTGA
- a CDS encoding phosphatase PAP2 family protein, with translation MRASTLLMGLAVLFVLSAAAALYPYFPGDVALARLVQTSVPGVAWAQALTEAAGAPWKYVLAGAGALLGWYVATWRGATVVLVATLALPPLGDWLKALVARPRPAASLVDVVGQPTGASFPSTAAIVYGSVLGSLALLALVRRPRRWLLATGCVVILLAAGAARVTLGAHWPSDILAGYLMALVGAGALQRILD, from the coding sequence ATGCGAGCCTCTACACTCCTGATGGGCCTGGCCGTCCTGTTCGTCCTCTCGGCGGCGGCGGCACTTTATCCATACTTTCCCGGCGACGTCGCGCTCGCGCGGCTCGTGCAGACGAGCGTACCCGGCGTGGCATGGGCCCAAGCATTGACCGAGGCGGCCGGGGCCCCGTGGAAGTACGTGCTGGCCGGCGCTGGCGCGTTGCTCGGCTGGTATGTCGCGACCTGGCGTGGCGCGACCGTGGTGCTGGTGGCCACGCTTGCGCTCCCCCCGTTGGGTGACTGGCTGAAAGCGCTCGTGGCGCGGCCGCGCCCGGCGGCATCGCTCGTGGACGTCGTTGGACAGCCGACCGGCGCCTCCTTCCCCTCGACTGCTGCCATTGTCTACGGATCGGTATTGGGATCGCTGGCGTTGCTGGCGCTCGTCCGCCGACCCCGGCGTTGGCTGCTCGCCACCGGCTGCGTGGTCATCCTGCTCGCAGCCGGTGCGGCCAGGGTGACCCTCGGCGCCCATTGGCCCAGCGACATTCTCGCCGGCTATCTGATGGCGCTGGTGGGGGCCGGCGCCCTTCAGCGGATCCTCGATTAG
- a CDS encoding FAD-dependent oxidoreductase, protein MRFFRRAFFSRLGWLVAGGVPAARAATSEAVSLPADQAATGPADEAEVIRADYDLIVVGGGISGTSAAISAARNGLRVALVHERSMLGGNSSSEVKLFPENNGGNQPWIREGGIHEEFHTEERVRNHLAYVEGTMNCHWDLVLYEWVMREKGIRLYLNTHMHRVLMRDESHIRAVHCIQLGTEKTFELSAPLFLDATGDGVLAHRAKADVRWGRESRSEYGEALAPEEADERVMGNTLFFRALDTGRPVPFKRPEWAAELPTEADLTRRGHSFIDGGYWWIEVGAPHHPITDNEEIRHEALRQLLGVWDHIKNKGDHGAENYGLEFVGFWPYKRESRRVIGDFVLTQAHVQDPTPLDDTVAYGCWGIDIHTQGGILTRNVEPYPPPRTDENWETLGTAVYGIPLRALYSRKIQNLMMAGRPISCSYVAFASSRVLSTGSIVGQAVGVAAALCRRHETTPRDVARRHAKECQQIILRQDGHIPGVENEDPADLARQAQVTASSEWPLVWPEPNDERELTTPHAQLFPVSGDRIDSVKLLLESKLDRAVTLDVGLRAAPHVWDFRSTRDLATARTTIDAGQCGWVTVPLKARVEQTRLYYVHVSGQPGIFWKLFKEVDGEPNRCPPATCPATLPGERRWRPLTGGYSLCLDVAPQSKPFDPGNVIRGTNRPDRWSNVWISDPAQRLPAWIALQWPAPQSFNTIHVTFDTDANRRVTLPLFRYPDCVRDYRVECWSNGAWKTLVEARDNYVRRRVHRFDTVQSERVRLTILATNGAPSARVYEMRVYLE, encoded by the coding sequence ATGCGCTTCTTTCGACGCGCGTTCTTCAGCCGTCTCGGCTGGCTGGTGGCTGGTGGCGTGCCGGCAGCGCGAGCGGCCACGTCCGAGGCCGTCAGTCTGCCCGCGGACCAGGCAGCCACAGGGCCAGCAGACGAGGCGGAGGTCATCCGTGCCGACTACGACCTCATTGTGGTTGGGGGCGGCATCTCGGGAACGTCCGCCGCGATTAGCGCCGCCCGCAACGGCCTACGCGTCGCCCTCGTGCACGAGCGTTCCATGCTCGGCGGCAACTCGTCGAGCGAGGTCAAGCTCTTTCCAGAGAACAACGGGGGCAACCAGCCGTGGATTCGAGAAGGCGGCATCCACGAGGAGTTCCACACCGAAGAGCGCGTCCGCAACCATCTCGCCTACGTGGAAGGCACGATGAACTGCCATTGGGACCTCGTGCTCTACGAGTGGGTCATGCGTGAGAAGGGCATCCGCCTCTATCTCAACACCCACATGCATCGCGTGCTCATGCGCGACGAGTCACACATCCGTGCAGTGCACTGTATCCAGCTCGGGACCGAGAAGACATTCGAGCTGAGCGCACCACTCTTCCTCGATGCGACCGGTGACGGCGTCCTCGCGCACCGCGCGAAGGCAGACGTCAGATGGGGGCGCGAATCTCGGAGTGAGTACGGTGAGGCGCTCGCGCCGGAAGAAGCGGACGAGCGGGTGATGGGGAACACGCTGTTCTTTCGAGCCCTGGACACCGGTCGTCCCGTGCCGTTCAAGCGACCTGAATGGGCCGCCGAGCTTCCGACAGAAGCCGACCTCACGCGGCGAGGTCACAGTTTCATCGATGGCGGCTACTGGTGGATCGAGGTGGGCGCGCCGCATCACCCCATCACGGACAACGAAGAAATCCGCCACGAGGCACTTCGCCAGTTGCTCGGTGTCTGGGATCACATCAAGAACAAGGGCGACCATGGCGCCGAGAACTACGGCCTCGAGTTCGTCGGCTTCTGGCCCTACAAGCGGGAGTCTCGCCGCGTCATCGGCGACTTCGTCCTGACGCAGGCGCACGTGCAAGACCCGACCCCGTTGGACGATACGGTTGCGTATGGGTGTTGGGGGATCGACATCCACACGCAGGGTGGGATACTGACACGCAACGTCGAGCCGTATCCGCCGCCTCGCACGGACGAGAACTGGGAGACCTTGGGAACGGCGGTGTACGGCATTCCACTGCGCGCGCTCTACTCACGGAAGATCCAGAATTTGATGATGGCCGGACGTCCAATCAGTTGCTCGTACGTGGCATTTGCCTCGTCGCGCGTGCTATCCACGGGCTCGATTGTCGGCCAAGCCGTCGGCGTCGCCGCGGCGCTGTGTCGGAGGCACGAGACCACGCCGCGCGACGTCGCTCGTCGTCATGCCAAGGAGTGCCAGCAGATCATCCTGCGTCAGGACGGCCACATTCCAGGCGTCGAGAACGAGGATCCAGCCGATCTGGCACGCCAGGCGCAGGTCACCGCCAGCAGCGAATGGCCTCTGGTGTGGCCGGAGCCGAACGACGAGCGCGAGCTCACGACGCCTCACGCACAACTGTTCCCGGTGTCCGGCGACCGCATCGACAGCGTGAAGCTGCTGCTTGAGTCGAAGCTGGATCGAGCCGTGACGCTCGATGTCGGCCTGCGCGCCGCGCCGCACGTGTGGGACTTCCGATCGACCCGCGACCTGGCCACGGCGCGGACCACGATTGATGCCGGACAGTGCGGGTGGGTCACGGTGCCCTTGAAGGCCCGTGTGGAGCAGACGAGGCTCTATTACGTGCACGTCAGCGGGCAGCCGGGCATTTTCTGGAAGCTGTTCAAGGAGGTCGACGGTGAGCCGAATCGGTGTCCGCCAGCCACGTGCCCGGCGACCCTGCCCGGCGAGCGACGGTGGCGGCCCCTCACCGGAGGCTATAGCTTGTGCCTCGATGTGGCGCCGCAGTCGAAGCCTTTTGATCCAGGCAACGTCATTCGCGGTACGAACCGGCCAGACCGCTGGTCGAACGTGTGGATCTCCGATCCAGCCCAACGACTGCCTGCCTGGATTGCGCTACAGTGGCCGGCGCCGCAGTCGTTCAACACCATTCATGTCACCTTCGACACCGATGCGAATCGCCGCGTGACCTTGCCGCTGTTTCGCTATCCAGACTGCGTCCGCGATTATCGAGTGGAATGTTGGTCGAACGGCGCCTGGAAGACTCTGGTGGAAGCTCGCGACAACTACGTTCGGCGGCGGGTGCACCGCTTCGACACCGTGCAGTCCGAGCGCGTTCGGTTGACAATATTGGCAACGAACGGCGCCCCCTCGGCGCGTGTGTACGAGATGCGAGTGTACCTAGAATGA
- a CDS encoding glycosyltransferase, with protein sequence MRIAFIVQRYGADILGGSEYSCRLIAERMASRHEVEVLTTCARNYVTWKNEYAEGADRIRGVTVRRFPSVRERDIESFNRYSDWIFHYPHTADDEREWLTQQGPWCPGLVEYLERCHSSYDLLIFFTYLYAPTVLGLKIAPSRSILVPTAHDEPAIRLDLYKEVFSLPAAIAYQTNAERRFVTDTFRITARVEDVIGCGVDLPPPSSGQSLRRDPSDEAGAASPPHQRRRDNGWSRERGWTFRRRHRLYGPMILYGGRIDPGKGCEELFEYFSTYAAEGGDATLVLMGAKLMPIPEAPSVRFAGLLSEVERAAALEAATVVAVPSPFESLSLLALESFAVGTPILANARSEVVVEHCRTSNAGLYYADKDEFVEGLKLLLSHERLRSAMGRNGRDYVRRNYRWDVILSKYEQLIAAVRAA encoded by the coding sequence ATGCGAATTGCGTTCATTGTCCAGCGGTACGGCGCAGACATCCTCGGCGGTTCCGAGTACTCTTGCCGGCTCATCGCGGAGCGGATGGCGTCGCGCCACGAGGTCGAGGTTCTCACCACGTGCGCCCGCAACTACGTGACCTGGAAGAACGAGTATGCCGAGGGTGCTGACCGCATTCGCGGTGTGACCGTTCGCAGGTTCCCGAGCGTCCGGGAGCGAGACATCGAGTCGTTCAACCGCTATTCGGATTGGATCTTTCACTATCCGCACACCGCCGATGACGAGCGCGAATGGCTCACGCAGCAGGGACCGTGGTGCCCCGGGCTCGTCGAGTACCTCGAGCGCTGCCACTCCTCCTACGACCTGTTGATCTTCTTCACGTATCTGTACGCACCCACCGTCCTCGGGCTGAAGATCGCGCCCTCGCGCAGCATCCTGGTCCCCACGGCGCACGACGAGCCGGCTATCCGTCTCGACCTCTACAAAGAGGTCTTCTCGCTGCCGGCGGCGATCGCGTACCAGACGAACGCCGAGCGGCGGTTCGTGACCGACACCTTTCGTATCACCGCGCGCGTGGAAGACGTCATCGGCTGTGGGGTCGACCTTCCGCCGCCGTCGTCTGGCCAATCGCTGCGCCGCGATCCTTCGGACGAGGCGGGCGCCGCGTCGCCGCCGCATCAGCGGCGGCGCGACAACGGTTGGAGCCGTGAGCGGGGCTGGACGTTCCGTCGCCGGCATCGGCTCTATGGCCCGATGATCCTCTACGGCGGGCGCATCGATCCTGGCAAGGGCTGTGAAGAGCTGTTCGAGTACTTCAGCACGTACGCGGCCGAGGGTGGCGACGCAACGCTCGTGCTCATGGGCGCCAAGCTGATGCCGATTCCGGAGGCGCCGTCCGTACGCTTTGCGGGCCTGCTCTCCGAAGTGGAGCGCGCCGCGGCGCTCGAAGCTGCCACCGTGGTCGCCGTGCCGTCGCCATTCGAGAGCTTGTCGCTGCTCGCGCTCGAGTCCTTTGCGGTTGGGACGCCGATTCTCGCCAACGCTCGAAGCGAAGTGGTCGTCGAGCATTGTCGGACGAGCAATGCGGGGCTCTACTACGCGGACAAGGACGAGTTCGTCGAGGGCCTGAAGCTGCTGTTGTCCCATGAGCGGCTGCGCTCCGCGATGGGCCGCAACGGGCGCGACTATGTGCGCCGCAACTACCGCTGGGATGTCATCTTGTCGAAGTACGAGCAGCTCATAGCGGCAGTTCGCGCCGCCTAG
- a CDS encoding MFS transporter, translating into MLRIPHLRWGILGLLFLSTVINYIDRQALSVLARTIQDELGMDDVAYARVVQAFLLAYTLSYLVSGRITDWLGTRTSMAAFITWWSLANVATAFATSAFTLGLYRFLLGVGEPGNYTVGPKAIAEWFQPRERGLAYGIYTMGATVGATLAPPLIAWVAVSLGWRAAFVITGALGLIWILPWLWLYRAPYQHPRLTEAERLVVPAPDPVRAQAPISEWARWRPLLLQRDTWLLLASRVLTDPVWYFYLFWFPKYLTDARGLSLVQLGQVAWVVYLAADLGSVGGGWLSGRFIARGAAPIAARKAVLRVAAVLVLIGPSVAFAPSIPLALAAACCVAFAHLAWQATIGALIVDRYPQASLATTFGIIAAGSGFGGMVSTGIVGYLVTTYSYTPVFVGMAALHPLALLLVWRVRAGRHDR; encoded by the coding sequence ATGCTGAGGATCCCCCATCTGCGATGGGGGATCCTCGGCCTCCTGTTCCTGTCGACGGTCATCAACTATATCGATCGTCAGGCGCTGTCGGTGCTTGCCCGCACAATCCAAGACGAGCTCGGCATGGACGACGTCGCGTATGCGAGGGTTGTGCAAGCCTTTCTGCTGGCGTACACCCTGTCATATCTCGTGTCAGGGCGCATCACGGACTGGTTGGGGACGCGCACCAGCATGGCGGCGTTCATCACCTGGTGGTCGCTCGCGAACGTGGCCACAGCATTTGCAACCTCTGCGTTCACGCTCGGCTTGTATCGATTTCTGTTGGGGGTGGGAGAGCCGGGGAACTACACGGTCGGACCAAAGGCCATCGCCGAATGGTTTCAGCCTCGCGAGCGCGGCCTGGCGTACGGCATCTACACGATGGGCGCGACCGTCGGCGCCACCCTGGCACCGCCGCTGATTGCGTGGGTCGCGGTGTCGCTCGGCTGGCGTGCGGCCTTCGTGATTACCGGTGCTCTCGGCCTGATATGGATCCTGCCCTGGCTATGGCTGTATCGCGCGCCCTATCAGCATCCGCGCCTCACTGAAGCGGAGCGACTTGTCGTGCCAGCGCCGGACCCGGTCCGCGCTCAGGCGCCCATATCCGAATGGGCTCGGTGGCGACCGCTCCTGTTGCAGCGAGATACCTGGCTGCTGCTCGCCAGTCGTGTCTTGACGGATCCGGTGTGGTACTTCTATTTGTTCTGGTTTCCAAAGTACCTGACCGACGCGCGCGGGCTCTCGCTCGTCCAGCTTGGGCAGGTCGCGTGGGTCGTGTACCTGGCGGCCGATCTCGGCTCCGTTGGTGGCGGCTGGCTCTCGGGCCGTTTCATTGCGCGCGGCGCTGCACCCATTGCCGCACGAAAGGCCGTGCTCCGTGTTGCTGCGGTGCTCGTCCTGATAGGACCGTCGGTGGCCTTTGCTCCCTCGATTCCTCTCGCGCTCGCCGCTGCGTGCTGCGTCGCGTTCGCGCATCTCGCCTGGCAGGCTACGATCGGCGCGCTCATCGTGGATCGGTACCCGCAGGCTTCGCTGGCGACGACCTTCGGCATCATCGCGGCGGGTAGCGGCTTCGGCGGCATGGTTTCAACGGGAATCGTCGGCTACCTCGTCACGACGTATTCGTACACACCCGTGTTCGTCGGGATGGCGGCGCTGCATCCGCTGGCGTTGTTGCTCGTGTGGCGCGTGCGAGCCGGTCGCCATGACAGGTAG
- a CDS encoding mandelate racemase/muconate lactonizing enzyme family protein — translation MTARASIGETMKITNVEAFAIQAEPSDKRAYWGSRAWGESRPTQRKTEVSTEYPPPQRRRPIYSRTIDTVLVRVSTDEGLIGYGEAKAPVAPQVTRQIIDLLLKDVVMGQDPRDITVLWERMYAGMRVRGHRAGFYLEAIAGLDIALWDLAGKAAGAPIHRLMGGAFRNPVRVYASGLPALDINRSDEQFEALAEEAADIQRRGFTGLKMALGRGIEGDLKSVRIVREKLGDEFIIHADAAGVYDRAQALRLGRELEALNLGFFELPIPPEDIEGYAQLANALAIPIACDTLMIRHEAADYLRRGGLDIVQPDVCRAGGITECRRIAELADVFGAAFAPHLSIGSAIQFAASAHLASAMPNTITCEYWIGDNPLGNCLLKEPLRLENGYLHTPDAPGLGIELRPEGLAQFGVVPHPAE, via the coding sequence ATGACAGCGCGTGCCTCAATTGGGGAAACCATGAAGATCACAAACGTCGAAGCCTTCGCCATTCAAGCAGAGCCCAGTGACAAGAGGGCCTATTGGGGCAGCCGCGCCTGGGGAGAGAGCCGCCCTACGCAGCGGAAGACCGAAGTCTCCACCGAATATCCCCCTCCACAGCGACGTCGTCCTATCTATTCACGGACGATCGACACCGTCCTGGTGCGCGTCAGCACAGACGAGGGTCTCATTGGTTACGGCGAAGCCAAAGCCCCTGTTGCTCCACAAGTGACCAGGCAGATCATCGATCTACTGCTCAAAGACGTCGTGATGGGCCAGGATCCGCGTGACATCACGGTGCTGTGGGAACGCATGTATGCCGGGATGCGCGTGCGTGGCCACCGTGCGGGCTTCTACCTCGAAGCGATTGCCGGCCTGGACATCGCTCTGTGGGATCTGGCGGGCAAGGCCGCCGGCGCTCCAATCCATCGGCTCATGGGCGGGGCATTTCGCAATCCGGTCCGCGTGTATGCATCGGGACTGCCCGCGCTGGACATCAATCGGTCCGACGAGCAGTTCGAGGCGCTGGCCGAAGAGGCTGCGGACATTCAGCGCCGTGGGTTCACCGGCTTGAAGATGGCGCTCGGTCGGGGAATCGAAGGCGATTTGAAGTCGGTCCGGATCGTGCGGGAGAAGCTCGGCGACGAGTTCATCATTCATGCCGATGCCGCTGGGGTGTACGATCGCGCGCAAGCCTTGCGGCTCGGCAGGGAGCTCGAAGCGTTGAATCTCGGCTTCTTCGAGCTCCCGATCCCGCCCGAAGACATTGAGGGCTACGCCCAACTGGCGAACGCGCTCGCGATTCCGATTGCGTGCGACACGCTGATGATCCGGCACGAGGCGGCAGACTATCTGCGGCGCGGCGGACTGGACATCGTGCAACCGGACGTGTGCCGCGCCGGCGGCATCACCGAATGCCGCCGCATCGCGGAGCTCGCCGACGTGTTCGGCGCGGCATTCGCACCGCATCTCAGCATCGGATCAGCCATTCAATTCGCCGCCAGCGCGCATCTCGCCAGCGCGATGCCCAACACCATCACGTGTGAATACTGGATCGGCGACAATCCGCTTGGTAATTGCCTGCTGAAAGAACCGCTCCGATTGGAGAACGGCTACCTGCACACACCGGACGCGCCCGGGCTGGGCATCGAGCTCAGACCAGAGGGCCTAGCGCAGTTTGGAGTAGTGCCGCACCCGGCGGAGTAA
- a CDS encoding RES domain-containing protein translates to MKLFRQADPRYPFAWESTAQPEGRWHGPGEGPARYFADTPDGAWAELLRHEEITDTADLETIRRALWVVEVEETSAARVDLPAHVLTGDPNTWPACQRAARVLRETGIARLEVPSAALLPGAAAGYVVQNGVHPSAARDARVIVLFGPPDRMIGWLIADAAHPPAALLRRVRHYSKLR, encoded by the coding sequence ATGAAGCTCTTTCGCCAGGCCGATCCGCGGTACCCCTTTGCCTGGGAAAGCACCGCGCAGCCTGAGGGGCGGTGGCACGGTCCGGGAGAAGGCCCGGCACGCTATTTCGCGGACACGCCGGATGGTGCTTGGGCCGAGCTGCTCCGGCACGAGGAGATCACCGACACGGCGGATCTCGAGACCATCCGCCGGGCACTGTGGGTAGTCGAGGTCGAGGAGACAAGCGCTGCTCGGGTCGATCTGCCGGCGCACGTGCTCACCGGGGACCCGAATACCTGGCCCGCGTGCCAGCGGGCCGCGCGCGTCCTGCGTGAGACAGGTATCGCGCGTCTGGAGGTTCCATCGGCCGCCCTCCTCCCCGGGGCGGCAGCCGGTTATGTCGTGCAAAACGGCGTGCATCCCAGCGCGGCGCGCGACGCTCGTGTCATCGTTTTGTTCGGCCCACCGGACCGGATGATCGGGTGGCTCATCGCAGACGCCGCTCACCCGCCAGCGGCGTTACTCCGCCGGGTGCGGCACTACTCCAAACTGCGCTAG
- a CDS encoding FCD domain-containing protein has protein sequence MAAVPTLPKLDRARASDSVFEVIRERILTRVFRPGQRLDVRALAHQLGVSATPVKDAVNRLAAEGLIEIRPRSGTFVAGLTPEAVAEIFQIRRALECLAAETIGARLTPGLLARFTAIVEALDRPVATDRDRLQHERHNVELHTLLVEASGNRRLAELYRNQNAHLTIARIHLRRRPDEPRLVEERREHRAILEAIEARDTARLVSLLDRHIRRAGQALVEDLRQAQ, from the coding sequence ATGGCGGCCGTGCCCACACTTCCCAAGCTCGATCGTGCCCGCGCGTCGGATTCGGTGTTCGAGGTGATCCGCGAGAGGATCCTCACCCGCGTCTTTCGCCCGGGCCAGCGTCTCGACGTCCGGGCCTTGGCGCACCAGCTCGGCGTGAGTGCCACACCAGTCAAAGACGCCGTGAACCGCCTGGCCGCCGAGGGTCTCATCGAGATCCGTCCGCGCAGCGGCACATTTGTCGCGGGCCTCACGCCGGAGGCGGTCGCCGAGATCTTCCAAATCCGCCGGGCCCTGGAGTGCCTGGCGGCTGAGACGATCGGCGCCCGCCTCACGCCTGGCCTGCTCGCCCGCTTCACCGCGATCGTCGAGGCGCTCGATCGGCCCGTGGCGACCGATCGCGATCGCCTGCAACACGAACGGCACAACGTCGAGCTACACACGCTGCTCGTGGAAGCCTCGGGCAATCGGCGACTCGCCGAGCTCTATCGCAATCAGAATGCGCACCTGACCATTGCGCGCATTCACTTGCGCCGGCGGCCGGACGAGCCCCGGCTCGTCGAAGAGCGGCGCGAGCACCGCGCCATCCTGGAGGCGATCGAAGCCCGGGACACGGCTCGTCTCGTGTCACTGCTGGATCGTCACATTCGGCGTGCGGGACAAGCGCTCGTGGAAGATCTGCGGCAGGCTCAGTAG
- a CDS encoding glucose 1-dehydrogenase has protein sequence MRLADKIAIVTGAGSGIGRAIATRFGREGARVTVVDRSRERVDEVVAAIQHAGGEALAAVADVTVDAEVGRFVKATTEAAGRLDVLVNCAGVTAFGTVADSPASELDRVLAINLRSIWTVSQACIPHLRRSGGSIVNMASITGVVGAPGMAAYATSKGAVITLTRTLALEVAEAAIRVNCICPASIDTPMLQASFERQADPSAARARNVKRHPLGRLGTPEDVANLALFLASDEASFITGGTYVIDGGALLARRWQD, from the coding sequence ATGCGTCTCGCTGACAAGATCGCTATCGTGACGGGCGCTGGCAGCGGGATCGGCCGCGCCATCGCGACCCGCTTCGGGCGGGAGGGTGCGCGGGTGACAGTGGTCGATCGGAGTCGCGAACGCGTTGACGAGGTCGTTGCCGCCATTCAGCACGCGGGTGGCGAGGCACTGGCAGCCGTTGCCGACGTAACCGTAGACGCGGAGGTCGGCCGCTTCGTGAAGGCGACGACCGAGGCAGCTGGCCGTCTCGACGTGCTCGTGAACTGCGCCGGGGTGACGGCATTCGGGACGGTCGCGGACAGTCCGGCCAGCGAGCTCGACCGGGTGCTGGCCATCAACCTGCGAAGCATTTGGACCGTCTCGCAGGCTTGCATCCCACACTTGCGCCGCTCCGGCGGCTCGATTGTCAACATGGCGTCAATCACGGGCGTTGTCGGCGCGCCCGGCATGGCGGCGTACGCCACGTCGAAGGGAGCCGTTATCACACTGACGCGCACGCTCGCGCTGGAGGTCGCTGAGGCCGCCATTCGCGTGAACTGTATCTGTCCCGCCTCGATCGACACACCGATGCTCCAGGCGTCCTTCGAACGTCAGGCCGATCCAAGCGCTGCCCGAGCGCGCAATGTCAAGCGGCACCCGCTCGGACGGCTCGGCACGCCAGAGGATGTTGCCAACCTGGCGTTGTTTCTCGCCTCGGACGAAGCCAGCTTCATCACTGGTGGCACCTACGTCATCGATGGTGGCGCGTTGCTCGCGCGGCGCTGGCAGGACTAG